From one Microbulbifer sp. A4B17 genomic stretch:
- a CDS encoding TonB-dependent receptor yields MANAQSTSESDTESLVLEEVEVLGIRRSMEKNLDVKRFSNAVVDSITAEDMGKFPDKNVADSLQRVPGVSIVRSGGEGAEVSIRGTAPELTFTQLNGNYIATPGDDPSRSFSYALLPSAMISRADVYKSPEAKLDEGGIGGTVILHTRKPLDLDSGEGMLSIESTYADVTGEYEPQYTGFYSWKNDQETFGVLFGYSKQDRQNRVISTSVENWGWQGDESPQTGVEARGPMVDIDGNEYRDFYAPRAVVGSVLEEERTRDGMQLSAQWRPVEQLEFGVNYFRFELGGNSENYRIVFPEWNYGDAIAPGSLKFDEDGDTLLGIGMLDRGQAELQSPQVAGDYTRAEYVSDTLDFNISYEGDGYSARLVVGNTSAEGGPSEKLFASVNSRYGTATDWSWDLSSGTAEIDTSADLGDPNTYPLYDWFSSLWTSSEDEESYYQLDVSIDMDYAWLTSLDVGVKYRDHEINRRITKQSWDDDNPPCPTINWGDVDGACYPWWPSDSFHTDPDGVPDTIDILSNGPLDNIIGGVNVPNFAYLEFDKLKEFLYATYGDPTVIVEKNQVYRVGEEITAAYVQQNFASAVLRGNFGIRAVQTKQYASTYDNIDGVLQDEPNIRDSSNTDILPSANIAWDISDELVMRAALARVVARVEYDNLGGSEVIHAPLPGSTVSQGYAGNSELEPYKADQFDLGLEWYFDDASAAGLTLFRKDIASFVINGSSMVTRDIDGITRTVSMSMPVNGTDATAQGIELFVQYAFDNGFGVYANYTFTDTELAEIDSEGIKIKTEIAGTSKDQYNLSLYYENTDFSIRASYNYRSDYADGFHNGMNTFTDEYDQLDVNASYRLMDNLTLTASIINLTEEKVDRYWGEENRVWGSSYSGRRAYMGLTYSF; encoded by the coding sequence ATGGCAAATGCACAGAGCACCAGTGAATCTGATACAGAGAGTCTGGTGCTGGAGGAAGTAGAGGTATTGGGTATTCGCCGGAGCATGGAGAAAAATCTCGATGTAAAGCGTTTTTCCAATGCGGTAGTAGACTCAATCACCGCTGAAGATATGGGTAAATTCCCCGATAAGAATGTTGCAGACTCTTTGCAGAGGGTTCCGGGAGTATCCATCGTTCGAAGCGGCGGCGAGGGAGCCGAAGTAAGTATCCGAGGAACTGCGCCTGAGCTCACTTTTACCCAGCTAAATGGAAACTATATAGCCACTCCCGGCGATGATCCATCCCGATCATTTTCCTACGCATTGCTACCTTCAGCGATGATCTCCCGAGCGGATGTGTATAAAAGTCCAGAAGCAAAACTGGATGAAGGCGGGATAGGTGGTACTGTAATTTTACACACCCGCAAGCCACTGGACCTGGATTCCGGGGAGGGCATGTTATCCATTGAGAGTACTTATGCTGATGTTACTGGGGAGTACGAACCTCAGTACACCGGTTTTTACTCATGGAAAAATGATCAGGAAACCTTTGGCGTATTGTTTGGATACTCAAAGCAGGATCGTCAGAACCGGGTAATTAGCACCTCGGTAGAAAACTGGGGTTGGCAGGGAGATGAGTCCCCCCAGACTGGCGTAGAGGCCAGGGGGCCGATGGTGGATATCGACGGTAATGAATACCGGGATTTCTATGCGCCGCGAGCCGTTGTCGGTAGTGTCTTGGAAGAGGAGCGGACCCGGGATGGCATGCAGCTAAGTGCCCAATGGCGTCCGGTAGAACAGCTGGAATTTGGTGTCAATTATTTCCGCTTTGAGCTAGGCGGCAACTCAGAGAATTATCGTATCGTATTTCCTGAGTGGAACTACGGGGATGCAATAGCGCCGGGCAGTCTCAAGTTTGATGAAGATGGTGATACTCTTCTCGGCATTGGTATGCTCGATCGGGGCCAGGCAGAGTTACAGTCTCCACAGGTAGCTGGTGACTACACTCGAGCGGAATATGTTTCGGATACGCTGGATTTCAATATCAGTTACGAGGGAGATGGATATAGTGCTCGGTTGGTAGTCGGTAATACCAGTGCAGAGGGCGGCCCCTCTGAGAAATTGTTTGCATCAGTCAATTCCCGTTATGGCACTGCAACCGATTGGAGCTGGGATCTCAGCAGTGGTACTGCTGAAATTGATACCAGTGCAGATCTGGGAGATCCCAACACTTATCCTTTATATGACTGGTTCTCATCCCTTTGGACCAGCAGCGAGGACGAGGAGAGTTACTACCAGCTGGACGTTTCCATCGATATGGATTATGCCTGGCTTACCTCCCTGGATGTTGGGGTTAAGTACCGGGACCATGAGATAAACCGCCGCATCACCAAACAATCCTGGGATGATGATAATCCTCCCTGTCCAACGATTAACTGGGGTGATGTTGATGGAGCTTGTTACCCCTGGTGGCCAAGTGATTCATTCCACACTGACCCCGATGGTGTGCCCGACACAATCGATATCCTTTCAAACGGCCCTCTCGATAATATTATCGGCGGTGTGAATGTGCCAAATTTCGCTTATCTGGAGTTTGATAAGTTAAAAGAGTTTCTATACGCAACCTATGGTGACCCTACGGTAATCGTCGAGAAAAATCAGGTTTACCGGGTTGGTGAGGAAATTACGGCTGCTTATGTACAGCAGAATTTTGCTTCGGCAGTTCTGCGCGGAAACTTTGGCATTCGAGCAGTCCAGACCAAGCAGTATGCGAGCACCTACGACAATATTGATGGGGTCTTGCAGGACGAACCCAATATTCGTGACAGCAGCAATACTGATATTTTACCTAGTGCTAATATCGCTTGGGATATCTCCGATGAACTGGTTATGCGCGCAGCCCTGGCTAGAGTCGTGGCGAGAGTAGAGTACGATAACCTAGGTGGTTCTGAAGTGATCCACGCCCCTTTGCCTGGCTCAACAGTCAGTCAAGGGTATGCGGGCAACTCTGAGTTGGAGCCTTATAAAGCTGATCAGTTTGATTTGGGTCTGGAGTGGTACTTCGATGATGCCTCTGCGGCAGGACTGACCTTGTTCAGAAAGGATATTGCTTCGTTTGTAATCAACGGCAGTTCCATGGTGACAAGGGATATCGATGGTATTACCCGGACCGTGTCTATGTCTATGCCGGTAAATGGCACTGATGCTACTGCGCAAGGTATAGAGCTGTTTGTTCAGTATGCCTTTGATAATGGCTTTGGAGTCTATGCAAACTATACCTTCACAGACACAGAGCTGGCGGAGATCGACTCCGAAGGTATCAAAATCAAAACAGAGATTGCCGGCACTTCGAAGGACCAGTACAACCTGTCCCTCTACTATGAAAATACCGACTTTAGCATTCGCGCTTCTTACAATTATCGCAGTGACTATGCAGACGGTTTCCACAATGGCATGAACACTTTCACTGATGAATACGATCAGTTGGATGTTAATGCATCTTATCGTTTGATGGATAACCTGACGTTGACCGCCTCAATAATCAACCTTACCGAAGAGAAGGTGGATAGATATTGGGGTGAGGAAAACAGGGTTTGGGGCTCCTCATATTCAGGCCGACGAGCTTATATGGGGCTGACTTATAGCTTCTAA
- a CDS encoding gluconate 2-dehydrogenase subunit 3 family protein yields MSEEKTNLGRRNALRLIATTAAAVPVIGCSEKVAQKVVVKEEVPGAEPVVKNLDAPKQTLARGTPTDPDLLNPVVPWEMQLEKGELAVLAALCDVIIPADETSPSASSVGAHHYINEYVSAPYSNNKADLVTIRGGVVWLEGESKRRFGGSFVDLNEPQKVAICEDIKWTRTAKPEFQAGARFFAKVRVLVSTAFYTTEEGMADIGYVGNRPMASFPGAPPEVLKRLGLDS; encoded by the coding sequence ATGAGCGAGGAAAAAACCAATCTGGGTCGGCGCAACGCCCTGCGTTTGATTGCTACCACCGCTGCTGCAGTTCCAGTCATTGGCTGTTCTGAGAAAGTAGCGCAAAAAGTTGTAGTGAAAGAGGAGGTGCCCGGGGCTGAACCGGTAGTAAAGAACCTGGATGCCCCGAAGCAGACTCTGGCCAGGGGCACGCCGACAGATCCGGATCTCCTTAATCCCGTTGTGCCTTGGGAGATGCAGCTTGAAAAGGGTGAGTTAGCGGTATTGGCAGCACTTTGCGACGTCATTATTCCCGCGGATGAAACTTCTCCGAGTGCCTCTTCAGTAGGGGCCCATCACTACATCAACGAATATGTCAGCGCCCCATATTCCAATAATAAAGCAGATCTTGTCACGATTCGGGGAGGGGTTGTTTGGCTGGAGGGTGAGTCCAAGCGCAGATTTGGAGGTTCCTTTGTCGATCTGAATGAACCTCAAAAAGTAGCCATCTGTGAGGATATCAAGTGGACTCGCACGGCGAAGCCAGAGTTCCAAGCTGGTGCTCGTTTCTTTGCCAAAGTTCGAGTTCTCGTGTCCACCGCTTTCTATACCACCGAGGAAGGTATGGCGGATATCGGTTATGTGGGTAACCGACCAATGGCGAGTTTCCCTGGAGCACCCCCTGAAGTCCTCAAGCGACTTGGATTGGATAGCTAA
- a CDS encoding GMC family oxidoreductase: MPNDDFEKKEYDALIVGSGAGGGMAAYVLATAGLKVLLLEAGRSYDPVKETPMFNLPKDAPLRGGSTPEKPFGFYDATVDGGWQVPGEPYTQGSRERGRRFDWWRARMLGGRTNHWGRISLRMGEYDFKPYSRDGLGFDWPISYNDLAPYYDKTEMLIGVYGTNEGLENTPDSSEGVLLPPPKPRAYELLAKKACDRLGIPVIPSHLAILSERLDHENIPQKLFPDNKLAQDVTRESMKSRAACFWATPCGRGCSIKANFQSTTVLLPPALATGNLDIITDAMVREVTVDKKGKANGVIYIDKDTRQERFASARAVIVAASAAETSRILLNSKSTLFPDGIANGSGAVGKYLMDTVGAGIGGQIPALESMPAHNEDGASAMHMYMPWWLYKEQLRGDLDFARGYHIEFGGGRSMPGAGAFGGMGDFTNGAYGKDLKEACRRYYGSFVWFDGRGEMIPNEDSYCEIDKDQVDQWGIPVLKFHWKWSDQELNQAAHMHKTFAEIIEGMGGKVTSTVQTDGAKAIINGGAIIHEVGTARMGSNPNDSVLNPYCQSWEVPNLFLTDGAPFVSNADKNPTLTIMALAWRTCDYIVDQFKKRNI; encoded by the coding sequence ATGACTTCGAGAAGAAAGAGTATGACGCACTGATTGTTGGGTCTGGTGCTGGCGGCGGTATGGCTGCCTATGTACTAGCCACTGCAGGGCTAAAGGTTCTACTGCTGGAGGCGGGGAGATCCTATGACCCGGTTAAGGAAACCCCAATGTTTAACCTCCCAAAAGATGCGCCTTTGCGTGGGGGGAGCACACCGGAAAAGCCGTTCGGTTTCTATGATGCAACGGTTGACGGAGGTTGGCAGGTACCCGGCGAACCCTACACTCAGGGGTCCAGAGAAAGAGGCCGCCGTTTTGACTGGTGGCGTGCCCGTATGCTGGGTGGCCGCACGAACCACTGGGGACGTATTTCCCTGCGAATGGGTGAGTATGATTTTAAACCCTATTCAAGGGACGGACTCGGTTTTGATTGGCCGATCAGTTACAACGATCTCGCTCCCTACTACGATAAAACCGAGATGCTCATTGGTGTCTATGGCACTAACGAGGGGTTAGAAAACACTCCTGACTCCTCCGAAGGAGTGCTGCTGCCACCCCCGAAGCCCCGTGCCTATGAACTTCTGGCCAAAAAAGCGTGCGATAGGCTGGGGATCCCTGTAATTCCCTCTCACTTGGCTATTCTCAGTGAGCGTCTAGATCACGAAAATATTCCGCAGAAATTATTCCCGGACAATAAATTGGCCCAGGACGTCACCCGGGAATCAATGAAATCTCGCGCAGCCTGTTTTTGGGCCACGCCCTGTGGGCGCGGTTGCTCAATTAAGGCGAATTTCCAGTCCACGACTGTACTACTGCCACCGGCATTAGCGACGGGCAATCTGGATATCATTACTGATGCCATGGTGCGTGAAGTTACCGTTGATAAAAAAGGTAAGGCAAACGGGGTTATTTATATTGATAAAGATACCCGTCAGGAAAGATTTGCCAGTGCCCGCGCTGTGATTGTTGCAGCCAGTGCGGCTGAAACTTCGCGCATTCTCCTTAATTCCAAAAGCACTTTATTCCCTGATGGTATCGCCAATGGCAGCGGTGCCGTAGGGAAATACCTGATGGATACAGTGGGAGCTGGTATCGGCGGGCAGATTCCCGCTTTGGAAAGTATGCCTGCCCACAATGAGGACGGCGCATCGGCGATGCACATGTATATGCCCTGGTGGTTGTACAAGGAACAATTGCGTGGTGACCTGGATTTCGCCCGTGGCTACCACATTGAATTCGGCGGTGGTCGCAGTATGCCGGGCGCAGGTGCCTTCGGCGGTATGGGTGATTTTACCAATGGTGCTTATGGTAAAGACTTGAAGGAAGCCTGCCGGCGTTACTACGGCTCCTTTGTGTGGTTTGACGGTCGCGGGGAAATGATTCCCAACGAGGACAGCTACTGTGAAATTGATAAGGACCAGGTAGATCAGTGGGGCATCCCGGTGTTGAAGTTCCATTGGAAATGGAGTGACCAGGAATTGAACCAGGCCGCTCACATGCACAAAACCTTTGCTGAAATCATTGAGGGTATGGGTGGTAAGGTCACCTCTACCGTGCAAACCGACGGTGCCAAGGCAATTATCAACGGCGGTGCGATTATTCACGAAGTCGGCACCGCGCGCATGGGCTCAAATCCGAATGATTCCGTGCTCAATCCTTACTGCCAGTCCTGGGAAGTACCGAATCTCTTCCTTACTGACGGCGCACCCTTTGTCTCCAATGCTGATAAGAATCCAACCCTGACCATTATGGCGCTGGCCTGGCGCACCTGCGACTACATCGTGGACCAGTTCAAGAAGAGGAATATCTGA